The following proteins are encoded in a genomic region of Struthio camelus isolate bStrCam1 chromosome 3, bStrCam1.hap1, whole genome shotgun sequence:
- the HLX gene encoding H2.0-like homeobox protein: MYTAGLAPFYASNFSLWSAAYCSAAGPGAGGCFPLEHGVAKKPSFCIADILHAGGEAAGGPAESLPGGPGAGLPPALGAVHHAGPFHAAASPLRPTPVVAPDAPAAFPPRLSPLSAAYHPHHRPPQHRSPGAAAGGGGGGAPPPARGPGSHTHGSAPAPSSKDLKFGIDRILSAEFDPKVKEGNTLRDLTSLLTTSRQTGVHLPNLQPSASQFFASLDPINEASTILGPLNTNPRSSVQHQFQDTFPGPYAVLTKDTLPQTYKRKRSWSRAVFSNLQRKGLEKRFEIQKYVTKPDRKQLAAMLGLTDAQVKVWFQNRRMKWRHSKEAQAQKDKDKEPAAERAGAPPAAPGEPERSPSRSEGDSDSSDADSLDMAPSDTERTEGTEQSLPQSGVIKTSGSPGLPSPPPPAASPEPPPAPRSGL, from the exons ATGTACACCGCCGGGCTGGCCCCTTTCTACGCCTCCAACTTCAGCCTCTGGTCAGCGGCGTACTgctcggcggcggggccgggcgccggcggctgcTTCCCGCTGGAGCACGGCGTGGCGAAGAAGCCGTCCTTCTGCATCGCCGACATCCTGCACGCCGGCGGCGaagcggccggcggccccgccgagagcctgcccggcggccccggggccgggctgccacCGGCGCTGGGCGCCGTGCACCACGCCGGGCCCTTCcacgccgccgcctcgccgctgcGCCCCACGCCCGTGGTGGCCCCCGAcgcccccgccgccttcccgccgcgCCTCTCGCCGCTCTCGGCCGCCTACCACCCCCACCACCGCCCCCCGCAGCACCGCTCCCccggagcggcggccggcggcggcggcggcggcgcgccgccccccgcccgcggccccgggagcCACACGCACGGCTCGGCGCCGGCGCCCTCCAGCAAGGACCTGAAATTCGGGATCGACCGCATTTTGTCGGCGGAGTTTGACCCCAAAGTGAAGGAAGGCAACACGCTGAGAG ATCTGACCTCCTTATTAACTACCAGCCGCCAAACTGGGGTTCATCTCCCCAACTTGCAGCCTTCCGCCAGCCAGTTCTTCGCGTCTCTAGATCCCATTAACGAGGCCTCTACTATTCTGGGTCCCTTAAACACAAACCCAAGGAGCTCAGTTCAGCACCAGTTTCAAGACACTTTTCCAG GTCCGTATGCAGTTTTAACTAAGGACACGCTGCCTCAGACGTACAAGAGGAAGCGCTCCTGGTCCAGGGCTGTTTTTTCCAACCTGCAGAGGAAAGGTTTAGAAAAGCGGTTCGAAATCCAGAAATACGTTACCAAACCGGACAGAAAGCAACTCGCGGCAATGCTGGGGCTGACAGATGCTCAA GTGAAGGTGTGGTTCCAGAACCGGCGCATGAAGTGGCGGCACTCCAAGGAGGCGCAGGCCCAGAAGGACAAGGACAAGGAGCCGGCGGCCGAGCGggccggcgcgccgcccgccgcccccggagaGCCCGAGCGCAGCCCCAGCCGCTCGGAAGGCGACAGCGACAGCAGCGACGCGGACTCGCTCGACATGGCCCCCAGCGACACGGAAAGGACTGAGGGCACCGAGCAGAGCCTGCCCCAAAGCGGTGTCATCAAGACCTccggcagccccggcctcccctccccgccgccgcccgccgccagccccgagccgccgcccgccccgcggagcggcctatag